Proteins co-encoded in one Methylobacterium sp. WL1 genomic window:
- a CDS encoding IS3 family transposase (programmed frameshift): MGRKKHTAEEIVAKLRQVDVLVSQGRKVAEAIRSIEVTEVTYYRWRSEYGGLKGDQVKRLKSLETENQRLRRAISDLTLEKLILKEAAFGKLLSPARRRACVDYVVAEHGVSERFACRVLGQHRSTQRKCAVLIEDEAALTAAIIALALQYGRYGYRRITALLRRDGWTVNVKRVERIWRQEGLKVPARQPKRARLWLNDGSCRRLRPERPDHVWSYDFVEHRTHNGRKYRMLNVIDEFTRECLAIRVSRKLKALDVIDVLSDLFSLRGVPGHIRSDNGPEFIAKAVQDWIAAVGSTTAYIEPGSPWENGYCESFNAKLRDELLNGEVFYTLKEAGVVIEQWRRHYNSIRPHSSLGYHPPAPEVVIWPTEPSRSAPLAHPAIVTRPTMH; this comes from the exons ATGGGACGGAAGAAGCATACAGCTGAAGAGATCGTCGCCAAGCTGCGTCAGGTCGATGTCTTGGTTTCGCAAGGACGCAAGGTTGCTGAAGCAATCCGATCCATCGAGGTGACGGAAGTCACGTACTATCGCTGGCGTTCCGAGTACGGCGGTCTGAAGGGCGATCAGGTCAAGCGGCTGAAGTCCTTGGAGACTGAGAACCAGCGTCTTCGTCGAGCGATCTCCGACCTGACCCTGGAGAAGCTGATCCTGAAGGAGGCCGCCT TCGGGAAACTTCTGAGCCCGGCTCGCCGCCGGGCTTGTGTCGACTACGTCGTTGCCGAGCATGGCGTCTCGGAACGCTTCGCCTGCCGTGTTCTGGGCCAGCATCGTTCGACACAGCGCAAATGCGCCGTCTTGATCGAGGACGAAGCCGCCCTGACGGCTGCGATCATCGCGTTGGCCCTGCAGTACGGCCGTTACGGCTACCGTCGGATCACGGCCTTGCTCCGGCGCGACGGCTGGACGGTGAACGTGAAGCGGGTCGAACGGATCTGGCGACAGGAAGGCCTTAAGGTCCCCGCTCGCCAACCGAAGCGGGCACGCCTCTGGCTCAACGATGGCTCATGCCGACGACTGCGACCGGAGCGACCGGACCACGTCTGGTCCTACGACTTCGTCGAGCACCGCACGCATAATGGGCGCAAATACCGGATGCTGAACGTCATCGACGAGTTCACGCGCGAGTGTCTGGCAATCCGTGTATCTCGCAAGCTGAAGGCACTCGACGTGATCGATGTTCTCTCGGATCTGTTCAGCCTGCGCGGTGTGCCGGGTCATATCCGCTCGGACAATGGGCCGGAGTTCATCGCTAAAGCCGTTCAGGACTGGATCGCGGCGGTGGGATCGACGACCGCCTACATCGAGCCGGGCAGTCCGTGGGAGAACGGCTATTGCGAGAGCTTCAACGCGAAGCTGCGGGATGAGCTCCTCAACGGCGAGGTGTTCTACACCCTCAAGGAGGCCGGCGTCGTGATCGAGCAATGGCGTAGGCACTACAACAGCATCCGGCCGCACTCGTCGCTCGGCTACCACCCGCCTGCACCGGAGGTCGTCATCTGGCCAACGGAACCGAGCAGATCAGCGCCGCTCGCTCACCCCGCCATCGTCACACGGCCGACGATGCACTAA
- a CDS encoding DUF190 domain-containing protein, giving the protein MTPSHRVVAADTGMIRIYMKPGERGGAGKGRWFSGSKPLYRELVAQAKAEGLMNAVAHQSHHGYSNHGPIQDDGAESLNPELTMCVELIGTREQLEGFCSRHGAQLANKVIVYKHLEHWSVSQVGVGAAGRAA; this is encoded by the coding sequence ATGACCCCATCGCATCGCGTCGTCGCCGCCGACACCGGCATGATCCGTATCTACATGAAGCCGGGCGAGCGCGGCGGCGCCGGCAAGGGCCGGTGGTTCTCTGGCTCGAAGCCGCTCTATCGGGAGCTCGTCGCCCAGGCCAAGGCGGAGGGCCTCATGAACGCCGTCGCCCACCAGTCCCACCACGGCTACAGCAACCATGGGCCGATCCAGGACGACGGCGCCGAGTCGCTCAACCCCGAGCTGACCATGTGCGTCGAACTGATCGGCACCCGCGAGCAGCTCGAAGGCTTCTGCAGCCGGCACGGTGCCCAACTCGCGAACAAGGTCATCGTCTACAAGCACCTGGAGCACTGGAGCGTCAGCCAAGTCGGCGTCGGTGCGGCGGGCCGGGCTGCATGA
- a CDS encoding voltage-gated chloride channel family protein — MRATFQNLFDSLNLAAFVRTRHAHAVSVARWSAILLPMAAAVGTLCAAFLWSLDAATQARFDHPWFLFLLPLGGCAVGLLYHLFGKSVEGGNNLIVEEIHEPDGGVPLRMAPLIFLGTIVTHLFGGSAGREGTAVQMGGSLASAFGKLFGVDAAGVRVLLMAGIAAGFGAVFGTPIAGAVFALEVLAVGRVEYAALVPCLLAAVVGDWTCQAWGIHHGFYHVDFLAGGAKALTVDPLLLAKVALAGVAFGLAGLLFAEANHLLGGWLKRLVPYGPLRPVIGGLVVIGLVYALGTRDYLGLGVSAATPDGLTINTFFGPDIHPWSWALKILFTVVTLSAGFKGGEVTPLFFIGAALGNALAGPLGAPVDLFAALGFVAVFAGAANTPLACTLMGIELFGATHGVYLAVACFLAYLCSGHNGIYLSQRIAVPKSAAANIPDGMTLRQARTGRVPTVAPLAERPITEETS; from the coding sequence ATGCGCGCGACCTTCCAAAATCTCTTCGACAGCCTGAACCTCGCGGCGTTCGTCCGCACGCGGCACGCCCATGCCGTTTCGGTGGCGCGGTGGTCGGCCATCCTCCTGCCGATGGCCGCGGCGGTCGGCACCCTCTGCGCGGCCTTCCTGTGGAGCCTCGACGCGGCCACCCAGGCGCGCTTCGACCATCCCTGGTTCCTGTTCCTGCTTCCGCTCGGGGGCTGTGCCGTCGGCTTGCTCTACCACCTGTTCGGCAAGAGCGTGGAAGGCGGCAACAACCTCATCGTCGAGGAGATCCACGAGCCGGATGGCGGCGTGCCGCTCCGGATGGCGCCGCTTATCTTCCTCGGCACCATCGTCACGCACCTGTTCGGCGGGTCGGCCGGGCGCGAGGGTACCGCCGTCCAGATGGGAGGCAGCCTCGCCAGCGCCTTCGGCAAGCTCTTCGGGGTCGATGCGGCCGGGGTCCGGGTGCTCCTGATGGCGGGTATCGCCGCCGGCTTCGGCGCGGTCTTCGGCACGCCCATCGCCGGCGCGGTGTTCGCGCTGGAGGTGCTCGCGGTCGGTCGCGTCGAGTACGCCGCGCTGGTGCCCTGCCTCCTTGCCGCGGTGGTCGGCGACTGGACCTGCCAGGCCTGGGGCATCCACCACGGCTTCTACCACGTGGACTTCCTCGCCGGCGGCGCGAAGGCCCTGACCGTCGATCCGCTGCTCCTGGCCAAGGTCGCCCTCGCCGGCGTCGCGTTCGGCCTCGCCGGGCTGCTGTTCGCGGAGGCCAACCATCTCCTCGGCGGATGGCTCAAGCGCCTGGTCCCGTACGGGCCGCTTCGCCCGGTGATCGGCGGCCTGGTAGTGATCGGCCTCGTCTACGCCCTCGGGACGCGCGACTACCTCGGGCTCGGCGTCTCGGCGGCCACGCCCGACGGGCTCACGATCAACACCTTCTTCGGACCGGACATCCATCCCTGGAGCTGGGCCCTGAAGATCCTGTTCACGGTCGTGACCCTCAGCGCCGGGTTCAAGGGCGGCGAGGTCACGCCGCTGTTCTTCATCGGGGCCGCGCTCGGCAACGCCCTGGCCGGGCCGCTCGGCGCGCCGGTGGACCTGTTCGCGGCGCTGGGGTTCGTCGCGGTCTTCGCCGGCGCAGCCAACACGCCGCTCGCCTGCACGCTGATGGGCATCGAGCTCTTCGGCGCCACGCACGGGGTCTATCTCGCCGTCGCGTGCTTCCTGGCCTACCTCTGCTCGGGTCACAACGGCATCTACCTGTCGCAGCGCATCGCGGTCCCGAAGTCGGCGGCGGCCAACATCCCGGACGGCATGACCCTGCGCCAGGCCCGTACGGGCCGGGTGCCGACCGTCGCACCGTTGGCCGAGCGCCCCATCACCGAGGAGACGTCATGA
- a CDS encoding Na+/H+ antiporter NhaA gives MPRRLRPTSALRNVLRGEASGGLILMASAALALAIANSGWSGVYFSVLKTYVATACLNGDIRLRVT, from the coding sequence ATGCCGCGGCGCCTTCGCCCGACCTCGGCCCTGCGTAACGTCCTCCGGGGCGAGGCCTCAGGCGGCCTGATCCTGATGGCGAGCGCCGCCCTGGCGCTGGCCATCGCGAACTCCGGCTGGTCGGGCGTCTACTTCTCAGTCCTCAAGACATACGTCGCGACGGCCTGCCTGAACGGGGACATTCGTCTTCGTGTTACCTGA
- a CDS encoding TMEM165/GDT1 family protein, with the protein MTLSWRGAVITFQVTFTELFIAATVMMAGAYRFGWRSVLAGSILGGLAASILAVVLRKAAYLLALNVLDWVSAVLLLGFGLYLLYEFIDGLSKRDAGTAPGSTDANWSRPINAAGLGVAAWALVAEGLEILVVWLGVSLREGAGTATLGVGIGVVLVATLAFALGGTGIFRKVPPYLLDGVAALMVTAYGAYFLSLAVTRA; encoded by the coding sequence ATGACCCTTTCCTGGCGCGGAGCCGTCATCACCTTCCAGGTGACCTTCACCGAACTCTTCATCGCCGCGACGGTGATGATGGCCGGGGCGTACCGGTTCGGATGGCGCAGCGTCCTGGCGGGCTCCATCCTCGGCGGGCTGGCGGCGTCGATCCTCGCGGTCGTCCTGCGCAAGGCGGCCTACCTCCTGGCCCTGAACGTCCTGGATTGGGTCTCGGCGGTCTTGCTGCTCGGGTTCGGCCTGTACCTGCTCTACGAGTTCATCGACGGGCTCTCGAAGCGCGATGCCGGCACGGCCCCCGGCTCGACGGACGCGAACTGGTCGCGGCCGATCAACGCCGCGGGCCTCGGCGTCGCCGCCTGGGCCCTGGTCGCCGAGGGGCTTGAGATCCTGGTGGTCTGGCTCGGCGTCTCGCTTCGGGAGGGCGCGGGAACGGCGACCCTCGGGGTCGGCATCGGGGTCGTGCTCGTGGCGACCTTGGCTTTCGCCCTCGGCGGCACCGGGATCTTCCGGAAGGTGCCGCCCTACCTCCTCGACGGGGTCGCGGCCCTCATGGTGACGGCCTACGGCGCCTATTTCCTGTCCCTTGCCGTGACCCGCGCGTGA
- a CDS encoding IS110 family transposase has translation MLGIDLGKNSCSLVGFDPAGTVVLRRRARRETIVGLTAKLPACVVAMEACCGAHHLGRLLAAQGHTIRLMSPEYVRPYVKAQKNDDRDAEAIAEAATRPTMRFVLLKAQEQLDMQSLHRVRSRLVGMRTMLMNQLRAILLERGLVFPQGRRKFETAVGILLTDPQAQIGARIQALVAEIREEWASLDGRIEALDREFVAHARADEAARRLVSIPGVGPMTATALRAAVDDGSAFASARDLPAWLGLVPRQHTTGGKPKLLGISKRGNAYLRGLFIHGARAALASLSKVEDATGRWLRGLLARAHYNVVVVALAAKLARIAWATLRKGVSFERQPEPALA, from the coding sequence GTGCTGGGTATCGATCTTGGCAAAAACAGCTGTAGCCTGGTTGGCTTCGACCCAGCCGGTACGGTGGTTCTGCGTCGTCGCGCACGGCGTGAGACGATCGTCGGCCTCACGGCCAAGCTGCCCGCTTGTGTCGTCGCAATGGAGGCCTGCTGCGGCGCCCATCACCTTGGGCGGCTGCTGGCCGCGCAGGGACATACCATCCGACTGATGTCGCCCGAGTATGTCCGCCCCTACGTCAAGGCGCAGAAGAACGACGACCGTGATGCCGAAGCGATCGCCGAGGCCGCCACACGTCCGACGATGCGCTTCGTGCTCCTCAAGGCGCAGGAGCAACTCGACATGCAGAGCCTGCACCGGGTCCGGTCTCGGCTGGTCGGCATGCGCACCATGCTCATGAACCAGCTCCGCGCGATCCTGCTGGAGCGCGGTCTCGTTTTCCCGCAAGGCCGCCGCAAGTTCGAGACGGCGGTCGGCATTCTCTTGACGGATCCCCAGGCGCAGATTGGCGCGCGTATCCAAGCTCTCGTCGCCGAGATCCGTGAGGAGTGGGCGAGCCTCGACGGCCGTATCGAAGCGCTCGACCGAGAGTTCGTGGCGCATGCCCGCGCCGACGAGGCGGCACGTCGCCTGGTGTCGATCCCAGGCGTCGGGCCGATGACGGCCACGGCCTTGCGCGCAGCCGTCGATGACGGAAGCGCCTTCGCGTCCGCGCGCGACCTGCCGGCCTGGCTTGGCCTCGTGCCCCGACAGCATACGACCGGCGGCAAGCCGAAGCTGCTCGGCATCAGCAAGAGGGGTAACGCCTATCTGCGTGGGCTCTTCATCCATGGAGCGCGCGCAGCGCTGGCCTCACTGTCCAAGGTCGAGGATGCGACCGGCCGATGGTTGCGCGGTCTGCTGGCGCGGGCGCACTACAACGTCGTGGTCGTCGCGCTCGCCGCCAAGCTCGCGCGGATCGCTTGGGCGACGCTGCGCAAAGGAGTGAGCTTCGAGCGGCAGCCGGAGCCGGCCCTCGCATAG